In the Daphnia pulicaria isolate SC F1-1A chromosome 2, SC_F0-13Bv2, whole genome shotgun sequence genome, one interval contains:
- the LOC124326040 gene encoding protein unc-13 homolog 4B-like isoform X1, whose amino-acid sequence MSCSSRVKKSGGRRLDNSSNSSNNRRSLLFLLGSSSTSDGMANNPASAWFHNSLQHLSHSWHRFNKFGISRDKKADRCSTWFVDQADNNNKPLPFYSFARRTISEESIDFFDRFSKISERANTQRIPAGRRGQQPNDNVVEEAFARADRINQLDRQRGTSSPQLSDGSDEGVQESAPQPAPRSRPKSRVSTPVGGQTGWIWGPELIAGPEAEKVYCEVLYSLLHAISRTGCDNSSIDQVFDYLKRSFQFTDAKHDELLSTVRQRTPPDVSLQLGVLQARNLKGKDVNGMSDPYCSIWISSNRQKFQDTSMKPRTLDPVWNETLNFAVKDVNEDILQLEIWDYDPDETVKEKMSRISEVKDFRGMGILLKQIAVASKAPGKPAHKFLGLLNVGLKSIPISGLERWYQLEGRDKTKIKERGEIRLNLTLSATRTDTSEQFTLHESFVQYERLLRIIVEHELRADVDWRGVLPDCAAVMLRQFAAHRGLRSCVTDACSWSVYATVLHKRTLDLGMMLNLVQRLRKAINDGKLPEEELVNVFWTAADSFVVAALSAVRYLRNNSELSTKPEQLSFLLECLKELNNLGSNRPGFSELQVRIGEAVTMGAADCFSRIIGGRRKGGPICDDDRLENAIRICQSLMTDLKKVLTVYHQIFERIWQIPAFNIVYSYYDGQLADTSKPMVINVTKSLKSINTSNNQIVSLALEASGEVPQTLQNGHAKQNEVDNIAPRLSMGTALFELYLCLQQFNKLSVSLPMLDRETVKLAPFYTWFETAVDRWLDIALYKAMIRIGKAVHLDNLQTVDSMVKYSSSAVDAVSVFYSIKMFWEQLAWPDEKGALSFVIKIMDEVKQSATIYAEAIRLKLERLHSGSPTTGTAQPFFISLKICSAINSILHVQQSIQPLAEEIGLYRLSDAVQRSDNNGPTQETLTENAIKDVNEKLDEIFYAIARRFEVEVARLINTVMESDFGMRQTDDLNSYICDQLLALDTHLEKDVFVRVLNIIYHHILQSFLNVVEGEVQKKRQPACFRQWKELLDIIENCFHNPDADAEEEEDETLTKIRWLLKLHGMDTGDLIHQYRLDRLKQTTESGQDVGLGSLSVRVIFIDDALNIDILNARNLKPMDVNGSADPYVKVQLLPIQQFPDAAILKSKVHKRTLFPLFEESFTYPVPKSLQTNPECCILFTIKDKDLIGANEMMGEHFLGFQQITRGDSSVNMNDLEQVILPLTKPLEKESEFLNALEGRTWDKAAKDFAKKEKKRMSGK is encoded by the exons ATGAGCTGTTCTAGTCGAGTGAAAAAGTCGGGCGGTCGGCGACtggacaacagcagcaacagttcCAACAATCGTCGGTCGTTGCTGTTTCTGCTGGGCAGCAGTAGCACCAGCGATGGAATGGCCAATAATCCGGCTTCCGCTTGGTTCCACAATTCACTCCAGCACTTGAGCCACAGTTGGCATCGATTCAACAAATTCGGCATCAGTCGCGATAAGAAAGCCGATCGCTGTTCCACTTGGTTTGTCGACCAAGCCGATAACAATAACAAACCGCTTCCTTTCTATTCATTCGCTAG aAGGACCATCAGCGAAGAATCGATTGACTTTTTCGATCGATTCTCCAAGATCAGCGAACGTGCCAATACTCAAAGGATTCCGGCCGGAAGACGTGGTCAGCAGCCGAATGACAATGTTGTAGAAGAAGCTTTCGCTCGAGCCGACCGGATCAACCAGTTGGACCGCCAACGGGGCACCTCCAGTCCTCAATTGAGCGATGGATCGGACGAAGGCGTCCAGGAATCGGCACCGCAACCGGCGCCCAGATCTCGACCCAAGTCCCGCGTCTCAACTCCCGTCGGCGGCCAAACTGGATGGATCTGGGGACCCGAACTTATCGCCGGTCCCGAG gcgGAGAAAGTTTACTGTGAAGTGCTCTACAGTCTTTTGCACGCCATCAGCCGCACTGGCTGTGATAACAGCAGCATCGATCAAGTCTTTGACTATTTAAAGAGATCCTTCCAGTTTACCGACGCCAAACACGATGAATTGTTGTCAACTGTTCGTCAAAGAACG ccaCCAGATGTCTCGCTGCAGTTGGGCGTCCTCCAAGCGCGCAATCTAAAGGGCAAGGACGTCAACG GCATGAGCGATCCTTACTGTTCCATATGGATTTCGAGCAACCGGCAGAAATTTCAGGATACGTCCATGAAACCAAGGACTTTGGATCCCGTCTGGAACGAGACGTTGAATTT TGCGGTAAAGGACGTAAATGAAGATATTTTGCAACTTGAAATCTG ggaTTATGATCCAGATGAGACAgtcaaggaaaaaatgtcgcgTATTAGTGAAGTCAAAGATTTTCGCGGAATGGGCATCCTACTCAAACAAATTGCAGTGGCGTCGAAAGCGCCCGGAAAACCGGCCCATAAATTCCTTGGATTGTTAAACGTTGGACTGAAATCGATTCCCATCTCTGGACTGGAACGTTGGTATCAGCTGGAAGGGCGTGACAAGACCAAAATTAAGGAACGCGGAGAAATCCGACTCAATTTGACCCTTTCAGCCACCCGAACCGATACGTCGGAGCAATTTACATTGCACGAAAGTTTCGTCCAGTACGAGCGATTGTTGAGGATCATCGTGGAACACGAGCTCCGTGCGGATGTTGATTGGCGTGGTGTCCTGCCGGACTGTGCGGCTGTAATGCTCCGCCAATTCGCCGCTCATCGAGGACTCCGATCCTGCGTGACGGATGCGTGTTCCTGGTCCGTTTACGCCACGGTTTTGCACAAAAGAACCCTGGATCTTGGAATGATGCTGAACTTGGTCCAGCGACTCCGCAAGGCCATCAACGATGGTAAACTTCCCGAAGAGGAATTAGTCAACGTCTTCTGGACGGCCGCCGACTCTTTTGTCGTCGCTGCCTTATCGGCTGTCCGCTATTTGCGCAATAATTCGGAATTGAGTACCAAACCGGAACAACTTTCATTTCTACTCGA GTGCCTTAAGGAACTGAACAATTTGGGGTCTAACCGGCCAGGATTCTCTGAACTGCAAGTGCGGATCGGCGAGGCTGTGACGATGGGAGCGGCCGATTGTTTCAGCCGGATTatcggaggaagaagaaagggtGGTCCAATCTGTGACGACGACCGTTTAGAAAATGCCATCCGCATTTGCCAGTCACTTATGACCGACTTGAAGAAGGTCCTAACTGTCTACCACCAAATCTTTGAACGGATTTGGCAAATTCCAGCCTTCAACATCGTCTACTCGTATTACGACGGCCAGTTGGCCGACACTTCCAAGCCCATGGTGATCAACGTCACCAAGTCACTCAAGTCCATTAATACTTCCAACAATCAGATCGTCTCTCTAGCGCTGGAAGCTTCCGGTGAGGTTCCTCAGACTCTCCAAAACGGCCATGCTAAACAAAACGAAGTTGATAATATCGCGCCACGATTATCGATGGGCACGGCTCTCTTTGAACTTTACCTGTGCCTTCAACAGTTTAACAA aTTATCAGTTTCGTTGCCCATGTTGGATAGGGAAACCGTCAAATTAGCTCCGTTTTACACTTGGTTCGAAACGGCGGTCGATCGCTGGCTGGATATCGCCCTGTATAAAGCCATGATCCGCATTGGAAAAGCTGTTCATTTAGATAATCTGCAAACTGTCGATAGTATGGTGAAGTATTCCTCGTCAGCTGTTGATGCTGTCAGCGTCTTTTATTCG atCAAAATGTTTTGGGAACAACTCGCCTGGCCGGATGAGAAAGGAGCCTTGTCGTTTGTGATCAAGATCATGGAT GAGGTGAAACAATCGGCTACAATTTACGCCGAGGCCATTCGACTTAAATTGGAGAGACTTCATTCCGGTTCACCGACAACTGGTACTGCCCAGCCGTTCTTCATCTCCCTCAAGATATGTTCCGCCATCAACAGTATCTTACACGTCCAGCAATCGATCCAGCCCTTGGCGGAAGAAATTGGATTGTACAGGCTGAGCGACGCTGTCCAACGTAGCGATAACAACGGTCCAACTCAAGAGACACTGACGGAAAATGCCATCAAAGACGTCAACGAAAAGTTGGACGAGATCTTTTACGCCATTGCTCGCAGG TTTGAAGTTGAAGTGGCCAGGCTGATCAATACTGTGATGGAATCGGATTTCGGTATGCGTCAAACTGACGATCTCAACAGCTACATTTGCGATCAACTCTTAGCGCTGGATACCCACCTGGAAAAAGATGTTTTCGTCCGTGTTTTGAACATCATCTACCACCACATTCTGCAAAGCTTCCTCAACGTTGTCGAGGGAGAAGTTCAG AAAAAGCGTCAACCTGCCTGCTTCCGCCAGTGGAAAGAACTGCTGGATATCATAGAAAACTGCTTCCATAACCCTGACGCTgacgcggaagaagaagaggatgaaaCTCTGACCAAGATCCGCTGGTTACTCAAACTGCACGGGATGGATACTGGCGATTTGATCCATCAGTACCGTCTCGATCGACTCAAACAGACGACTGAATCCGGCCAGGATGTCGGACTTGGTTCGCTGTCTGTCCGGGTCATCTTTATCGACGATGCGCTTAATATCGATATACTTAATGCCCGTAATTTGAAACCGATGGATGTTAACGGCTCGGCTGATCCCTACGTCAAAGTCCAGCTCTTGCCAATTCAACAATTTCCCGATGCTGCTATACTAAAGAGTAAAGTGCACAAACGTACTCTGTTCCCGCTATTTGAAGAGAGCTTTACCTA TCCTGTACCAAAGTCGCTGCAGACCAACCCGGAATGCTGCATCCTATTTACTATCAAGGACAAGGATCTGATTGGCGCCAACGAGATGATGGGCGAACACTTCCTAGGTTTCCAGCAAATCACTCGTGGCGACTCCTCAGTCAACATGAACGATCTGGAGCAAGTGATTTTGCCACTTACTAAACCGCTAGAGAAAG AATCTGAATTTCTAAACGCACTGGAGGGCCGTACATGGGATAAGGCGGCCAAAGATTTCgccaaaaaggagaagaagcgaATGAGCGGAAAGTGA
- the LOC124326040 gene encoding protein unc-13 homolog 4B-like isoform X2 produces MASNYNEEDEEGQEIIPDNSAYNQLWQEALDVDEEVQRILQEHALPINDDELEHAVEAQEEEEGGMKRTISEESIDFFDRFSKISERANTQRIPAGRRGQQPNDNVVEEAFARADRINQLDRQRGTSSPQLSDGSDEGVQESAPQPAPRSRPKSRVSTPVGGQTGWIWGPELIAGPEAEKVYCEVLYSLLHAISRTGCDNSSIDQVFDYLKRSFQFTDAKHDELLSTVRQRTPPDVSLQLGVLQARNLKGKDVNGMSDPYCSIWISSNRQKFQDTSMKPRTLDPVWNETLNFAVKDVNEDILQLEIWDYDPDETVKEKMSRISEVKDFRGMGILLKQIAVASKAPGKPAHKFLGLLNVGLKSIPISGLERWYQLEGRDKTKIKERGEIRLNLTLSATRTDTSEQFTLHESFVQYERLLRIIVEHELRADVDWRGVLPDCAAVMLRQFAAHRGLRSCVTDACSWSVYATVLHKRTLDLGMMLNLVQRLRKAINDGKLPEEELVNVFWTAADSFVVAALSAVRYLRNNSELSTKPEQLSFLLECLKELNNLGSNRPGFSELQVRIGEAVTMGAADCFSRIIGGRRKGGPICDDDRLENAIRICQSLMTDLKKVLTVYHQIFERIWQIPAFNIVYSYYDGQLADTSKPMVINVTKSLKSINTSNNQIVSLALEASGEVPQTLQNGHAKQNEVDNIAPRLSMGTALFELYLCLQQFNKLSVSLPMLDRETVKLAPFYTWFETAVDRWLDIALYKAMIRIGKAVHLDNLQTVDSMVKYSSSAVDAVSVFYSIKMFWEQLAWPDEKGALSFVIKIMDEVKQSATIYAEAIRLKLERLHSGSPTTGTAQPFFISLKICSAINSILHVQQSIQPLAEEIGLYRLSDAVQRSDNNGPTQETLTENAIKDVNEKLDEIFYAIARRFEVEVARLINTVMESDFGMRQTDDLNSYICDQLLALDTHLEKDVFVRVLNIIYHHILQSFLNVVEGEVQKKRQPACFRQWKELLDIIENCFHNPDADAEEEEDETLTKIRWLLKLHGMDTGDLIHQYRLDRLKQTTESGQDVGLGSLSVRVIFIDDALNIDILNARNLKPMDVNGSADPYVKVQLLPIQQFPDAAILKSKVHKRTLFPLFEESFTYPVPKSLQTNPECCILFTIKDKDLIGANEMMGEHFLGFQQITRGDSSVNMNDLEQVILPLTKPLEKESEFLNALEGRTWDKAAKDFAKKEKKRMSGK; encoded by the exons aAGGACCATCAGCGAAGAATCGATTGACTTTTTCGATCGATTCTCCAAGATCAGCGAACGTGCCAATACTCAAAGGATTCCGGCCGGAAGACGTGGTCAGCAGCCGAATGACAATGTTGTAGAAGAAGCTTTCGCTCGAGCCGACCGGATCAACCAGTTGGACCGCCAACGGGGCACCTCCAGTCCTCAATTGAGCGATGGATCGGACGAAGGCGTCCAGGAATCGGCACCGCAACCGGCGCCCAGATCTCGACCCAAGTCCCGCGTCTCAACTCCCGTCGGCGGCCAAACTGGATGGATCTGGGGACCCGAACTTATCGCCGGTCCCGAG gcgGAGAAAGTTTACTGTGAAGTGCTCTACAGTCTTTTGCACGCCATCAGCCGCACTGGCTGTGATAACAGCAGCATCGATCAAGTCTTTGACTATTTAAAGAGATCCTTCCAGTTTACCGACGCCAAACACGATGAATTGTTGTCAACTGTTCGTCAAAGAACG ccaCCAGATGTCTCGCTGCAGTTGGGCGTCCTCCAAGCGCGCAATCTAAAGGGCAAGGACGTCAACG GCATGAGCGATCCTTACTGTTCCATATGGATTTCGAGCAACCGGCAGAAATTTCAGGATACGTCCATGAAACCAAGGACTTTGGATCCCGTCTGGAACGAGACGTTGAATTT TGCGGTAAAGGACGTAAATGAAGATATTTTGCAACTTGAAATCTG ggaTTATGATCCAGATGAGACAgtcaaggaaaaaatgtcgcgTATTAGTGAAGTCAAAGATTTTCGCGGAATGGGCATCCTACTCAAACAAATTGCAGTGGCGTCGAAAGCGCCCGGAAAACCGGCCCATAAATTCCTTGGATTGTTAAACGTTGGACTGAAATCGATTCCCATCTCTGGACTGGAACGTTGGTATCAGCTGGAAGGGCGTGACAAGACCAAAATTAAGGAACGCGGAGAAATCCGACTCAATTTGACCCTTTCAGCCACCCGAACCGATACGTCGGAGCAATTTACATTGCACGAAAGTTTCGTCCAGTACGAGCGATTGTTGAGGATCATCGTGGAACACGAGCTCCGTGCGGATGTTGATTGGCGTGGTGTCCTGCCGGACTGTGCGGCTGTAATGCTCCGCCAATTCGCCGCTCATCGAGGACTCCGATCCTGCGTGACGGATGCGTGTTCCTGGTCCGTTTACGCCACGGTTTTGCACAAAAGAACCCTGGATCTTGGAATGATGCTGAACTTGGTCCAGCGACTCCGCAAGGCCATCAACGATGGTAAACTTCCCGAAGAGGAATTAGTCAACGTCTTCTGGACGGCCGCCGACTCTTTTGTCGTCGCTGCCTTATCGGCTGTCCGCTATTTGCGCAATAATTCGGAATTGAGTACCAAACCGGAACAACTTTCATTTCTACTCGA GTGCCTTAAGGAACTGAACAATTTGGGGTCTAACCGGCCAGGATTCTCTGAACTGCAAGTGCGGATCGGCGAGGCTGTGACGATGGGAGCGGCCGATTGTTTCAGCCGGATTatcggaggaagaagaaagggtGGTCCAATCTGTGACGACGACCGTTTAGAAAATGCCATCCGCATTTGCCAGTCACTTATGACCGACTTGAAGAAGGTCCTAACTGTCTACCACCAAATCTTTGAACGGATTTGGCAAATTCCAGCCTTCAACATCGTCTACTCGTATTACGACGGCCAGTTGGCCGACACTTCCAAGCCCATGGTGATCAACGTCACCAAGTCACTCAAGTCCATTAATACTTCCAACAATCAGATCGTCTCTCTAGCGCTGGAAGCTTCCGGTGAGGTTCCTCAGACTCTCCAAAACGGCCATGCTAAACAAAACGAAGTTGATAATATCGCGCCACGATTATCGATGGGCACGGCTCTCTTTGAACTTTACCTGTGCCTTCAACAGTTTAACAA aTTATCAGTTTCGTTGCCCATGTTGGATAGGGAAACCGTCAAATTAGCTCCGTTTTACACTTGGTTCGAAACGGCGGTCGATCGCTGGCTGGATATCGCCCTGTATAAAGCCATGATCCGCATTGGAAAAGCTGTTCATTTAGATAATCTGCAAACTGTCGATAGTATGGTGAAGTATTCCTCGTCAGCTGTTGATGCTGTCAGCGTCTTTTATTCG atCAAAATGTTTTGGGAACAACTCGCCTGGCCGGATGAGAAAGGAGCCTTGTCGTTTGTGATCAAGATCATGGAT GAGGTGAAACAATCGGCTACAATTTACGCCGAGGCCATTCGACTTAAATTGGAGAGACTTCATTCCGGTTCACCGACAACTGGTACTGCCCAGCCGTTCTTCATCTCCCTCAAGATATGTTCCGCCATCAACAGTATCTTACACGTCCAGCAATCGATCCAGCCCTTGGCGGAAGAAATTGGATTGTACAGGCTGAGCGACGCTGTCCAACGTAGCGATAACAACGGTCCAACTCAAGAGACACTGACGGAAAATGCCATCAAAGACGTCAACGAAAAGTTGGACGAGATCTTTTACGCCATTGCTCGCAGG TTTGAAGTTGAAGTGGCCAGGCTGATCAATACTGTGATGGAATCGGATTTCGGTATGCGTCAAACTGACGATCTCAACAGCTACATTTGCGATCAACTCTTAGCGCTGGATACCCACCTGGAAAAAGATGTTTTCGTCCGTGTTTTGAACATCATCTACCACCACATTCTGCAAAGCTTCCTCAACGTTGTCGAGGGAGAAGTTCAG AAAAAGCGTCAACCTGCCTGCTTCCGCCAGTGGAAAGAACTGCTGGATATCATAGAAAACTGCTTCCATAACCCTGACGCTgacgcggaagaagaagaggatgaaaCTCTGACCAAGATCCGCTGGTTACTCAAACTGCACGGGATGGATACTGGCGATTTGATCCATCAGTACCGTCTCGATCGACTCAAACAGACGACTGAATCCGGCCAGGATGTCGGACTTGGTTCGCTGTCTGTCCGGGTCATCTTTATCGACGATGCGCTTAATATCGATATACTTAATGCCCGTAATTTGAAACCGATGGATGTTAACGGCTCGGCTGATCCCTACGTCAAAGTCCAGCTCTTGCCAATTCAACAATTTCCCGATGCTGCTATACTAAAGAGTAAAGTGCACAAACGTACTCTGTTCCCGCTATTTGAAGAGAGCTTTACCTA TCCTGTACCAAAGTCGCTGCAGACCAACCCGGAATGCTGCATCCTATTTACTATCAAGGACAAGGATCTGATTGGCGCCAACGAGATGATGGGCGAACACTTCCTAGGTTTCCAGCAAATCACTCGTGGCGACTCCTCAGTCAACATGAACGATCTGGAGCAAGTGATTTTGCCACTTACTAAACCGCTAGAGAAAG AATCTGAATTTCTAAACGCACTGGAGGGCCGTACATGGGATAAGGCGGCCAAAGATTTCgccaaaaaggagaagaagcgaATGAGCGGAAAGTGA
- the LOC124326040 gene encoding protein unc-13 homolog 4B-like isoform X4, whose translation MTQSPQHYHGIKYLFHELRRTISEESIDFFDRFSKISERANTQRIPAGRRGQQPNDNVVEEAFARADRINQLDRQRGTSSPQLSDGSDEGVQESAPQPAPRSRPKSRVSTPVGGQTGWIWGPELIAGPEAEKVYCEVLYSLLHAISRTGCDNSSIDQVFDYLKRSFQFTDAKHDELLSTVRQRTPPDVSLQLGVLQARNLKGKDVNGMSDPYCSIWISSNRQKFQDTSMKPRTLDPVWNETLNFAVKDVNEDILQLEIWDYDPDETVKEKMSRISEVKDFRGMGILLKQIAVASKAPGKPAHKFLGLLNVGLKSIPISGLERWYQLEGRDKTKIKERGEIRLNLTLSATRTDTSEQFTLHESFVQYERLLRIIVEHELRADVDWRGVLPDCAAVMLRQFAAHRGLRSCVTDACSWSVYATVLHKRTLDLGMMLNLVQRLRKAINDGKLPEEELVNVFWTAADSFVVAALSAVRYLRNNSELSTKPEQLSFLLECLKELNNLGSNRPGFSELQVRIGEAVTMGAADCFSRIIGGRRKGGPICDDDRLENAIRICQSLMTDLKKVLTVYHQIFERIWQIPAFNIVYSYYDGQLADTSKPMVINVTKSLKSINTSNNQIVSLALEASGEVPQTLQNGHAKQNEVDNIAPRLSMGTALFELYLCLQQFNKLSVSLPMLDRETVKLAPFYTWFETAVDRWLDIALYKAMIRIGKAVHLDNLQTVDSMVKYSSSAVDAVSVFYSIKMFWEQLAWPDEKGALSFVIKIMDEVKQSATIYAEAIRLKLERLHSGSPTTGTAQPFFISLKICSAINSILHVQQSIQPLAEEIGLYRLSDAVQRSDNNGPTQETLTENAIKDVNEKLDEIFYAIARRFEVEVARLINTVMESDFGMRQTDDLNSYICDQLLALDTHLEKDVFVRVLNIIYHHILQSFLNVVEGEVQKKRQPACFRQWKELLDIIENCFHNPDADAEEEEDETLTKIRWLLKLHGMDTGDLIHQYRLDRLKQTTESGQDVGLGSLSVRVIFIDDALNIDILNARNLKPMDVNGSADPYVKVQLLPIQQFPDAAILKSKVHKRTLFPLFEESFTYPVPKSLQTNPECCILFTIKDKDLIGANEMMGEHFLGFQQITRGDSSVNMNDLEQVILPLTKPLEKESEFLNALEGRTWDKAAKDFAKKEKKRMSGK comes from the exons aAGGACCATCAGCGAAGAATCGATTGACTTTTTCGATCGATTCTCCAAGATCAGCGAACGTGCCAATACTCAAAGGATTCCGGCCGGAAGACGTGGTCAGCAGCCGAATGACAATGTTGTAGAAGAAGCTTTCGCTCGAGCCGACCGGATCAACCAGTTGGACCGCCAACGGGGCACCTCCAGTCCTCAATTGAGCGATGGATCGGACGAAGGCGTCCAGGAATCGGCACCGCAACCGGCGCCCAGATCTCGACCCAAGTCCCGCGTCTCAACTCCCGTCGGCGGCCAAACTGGATGGATCTGGGGACCCGAACTTATCGCCGGTCCCGAG gcgGAGAAAGTTTACTGTGAAGTGCTCTACAGTCTTTTGCACGCCATCAGCCGCACTGGCTGTGATAACAGCAGCATCGATCAAGTCTTTGACTATTTAAAGAGATCCTTCCAGTTTACCGACGCCAAACACGATGAATTGTTGTCAACTGTTCGTCAAAGAACG ccaCCAGATGTCTCGCTGCAGTTGGGCGTCCTCCAAGCGCGCAATCTAAAGGGCAAGGACGTCAACG GCATGAGCGATCCTTACTGTTCCATATGGATTTCGAGCAACCGGCAGAAATTTCAGGATACGTCCATGAAACCAAGGACTTTGGATCCCGTCTGGAACGAGACGTTGAATTT TGCGGTAAAGGACGTAAATGAAGATATTTTGCAACTTGAAATCTG ggaTTATGATCCAGATGAGACAgtcaaggaaaaaatgtcgcgTATTAGTGAAGTCAAAGATTTTCGCGGAATGGGCATCCTACTCAAACAAATTGCAGTGGCGTCGAAAGCGCCCGGAAAACCGGCCCATAAATTCCTTGGATTGTTAAACGTTGGACTGAAATCGATTCCCATCTCTGGACTGGAACGTTGGTATCAGCTGGAAGGGCGTGACAAGACCAAAATTAAGGAACGCGGAGAAATCCGACTCAATTTGACCCTTTCAGCCACCCGAACCGATACGTCGGAGCAATTTACATTGCACGAAAGTTTCGTCCAGTACGAGCGATTGTTGAGGATCATCGTGGAACACGAGCTCCGTGCGGATGTTGATTGGCGTGGTGTCCTGCCGGACTGTGCGGCTGTAATGCTCCGCCAATTCGCCGCTCATCGAGGACTCCGATCCTGCGTGACGGATGCGTGTTCCTGGTCCGTTTACGCCACGGTTTTGCACAAAAGAACCCTGGATCTTGGAATGATGCTGAACTTGGTCCAGCGACTCCGCAAGGCCATCAACGATGGTAAACTTCCCGAAGAGGAATTAGTCAACGTCTTCTGGACGGCCGCCGACTCTTTTGTCGTCGCTGCCTTATCGGCTGTCCGCTATTTGCGCAATAATTCGGAATTGAGTACCAAACCGGAACAACTTTCATTTCTACTCGA GTGCCTTAAGGAACTGAACAATTTGGGGTCTAACCGGCCAGGATTCTCTGAACTGCAAGTGCGGATCGGCGAGGCTGTGACGATGGGAGCGGCCGATTGTTTCAGCCGGATTatcggaggaagaagaaagggtGGTCCAATCTGTGACGACGACCGTTTAGAAAATGCCATCCGCATTTGCCAGTCACTTATGACCGACTTGAAGAAGGTCCTAACTGTCTACCACCAAATCTTTGAACGGATTTGGCAAATTCCAGCCTTCAACATCGTCTACTCGTATTACGACGGCCAGTTGGCCGACACTTCCAAGCCCATGGTGATCAACGTCACCAAGTCACTCAAGTCCATTAATACTTCCAACAATCAGATCGTCTCTCTAGCGCTGGAAGCTTCCGGTGAGGTTCCTCAGACTCTCCAAAACGGCCATGCTAAACAAAACGAAGTTGATAATATCGCGCCACGATTATCGATGGGCACGGCTCTCTTTGAACTTTACCTGTGCCTTCAACAGTTTAACAA aTTATCAGTTTCGTTGCCCATGTTGGATAGGGAAACCGTCAAATTAGCTCCGTTTTACACTTGGTTCGAAACGGCGGTCGATCGCTGGCTGGATATCGCCCTGTATAAAGCCATGATCCGCATTGGAAAAGCTGTTCATTTAGATAATCTGCAAACTGTCGATAGTATGGTGAAGTATTCCTCGTCAGCTGTTGATGCTGTCAGCGTCTTTTATTCG atCAAAATGTTTTGGGAACAACTCGCCTGGCCGGATGAGAAAGGAGCCTTGTCGTTTGTGATCAAGATCATGGAT GAGGTGAAACAATCGGCTACAATTTACGCCGAGGCCATTCGACTTAAATTGGAGAGACTTCATTCCGGTTCACCGACAACTGGTACTGCCCAGCCGTTCTTCATCTCCCTCAAGATATGTTCCGCCATCAACAGTATCTTACACGTCCAGCAATCGATCCAGCCCTTGGCGGAAGAAATTGGATTGTACAGGCTGAGCGACGCTGTCCAACGTAGCGATAACAACGGTCCAACTCAAGAGACACTGACGGAAAATGCCATCAAAGACGTCAACGAAAAGTTGGACGAGATCTTTTACGCCATTGCTCGCAGG TTTGAAGTTGAAGTGGCCAGGCTGATCAATACTGTGATGGAATCGGATTTCGGTATGCGTCAAACTGACGATCTCAACAGCTACATTTGCGATCAACTCTTAGCGCTGGATACCCACCTGGAAAAAGATGTTTTCGTCCGTGTTTTGAACATCATCTACCACCACATTCTGCAAAGCTTCCTCAACGTTGTCGAGGGAGAAGTTCAG AAAAAGCGTCAACCTGCCTGCTTCCGCCAGTGGAAAGAACTGCTGGATATCATAGAAAACTGCTTCCATAACCCTGACGCTgacgcggaagaagaagaggatgaaaCTCTGACCAAGATCCGCTGGTTACTCAAACTGCACGGGATGGATACTGGCGATTTGATCCATCAGTACCGTCTCGATCGACTCAAACAGACGACTGAATCCGGCCAGGATGTCGGACTTGGTTCGCTGTCTGTCCGGGTCATCTTTATCGACGATGCGCTTAATATCGATATACTTAATGCCCGTAATTTGAAACCGATGGATGTTAACGGCTCGGCTGATCCCTACGTCAAAGTCCAGCTCTTGCCAATTCAACAATTTCCCGATGCTGCTATACTAAAGAGTAAAGTGCACAAACGTACTCTGTTCCCGCTATTTGAAGAGAGCTTTACCTA TCCTGTACCAAAGTCGCTGCAGACCAACCCGGAATGCTGCATCCTATTTACTATCAAGGACAAGGATCTGATTGGCGCCAACGAGATGATGGGCGAACACTTCCTAGGTTTCCAGCAAATCACTCGTGGCGACTCCTCAGTCAACATGAACGATCTGGAGCAAGTGATTTTGCCACTTACTAAACCGCTAGAGAAAG AATCTGAATTTCTAAACGCACTGGAGGGCCGTACATGGGATAAGGCGGCCAAAGATTTCgccaaaaaggagaagaagcgaATGAGCGGAAAGTGA